A window from Streptomyces griseiscabiei encodes these proteins:
- a CDS encoding bifunctional DNA primase/polymerase — protein MATIDRQTGTLALAHALSAAERGLAVIPLSRAKLPALRSPHRDDPTPPPCHGECGRFGHGVYDASTDPHRVRELFAAAPWATGYGIACGVHPHHLIGVDLDTKSGTDSSAALRELALRHLFTIPETVVVLTPSGGRHLWLTGPPDVVVPNSASRLAPGIDIRGAGGYLVGPGSRTDHGVYGTAPGTAHLPPAPCPPTLLHLLLPPPRTGAASGTTGGGPPDNHGPSHGHGLIHFVLTAQAGQRNTRLFWAACRAYENGLGPDLTDALLEAAVRTGLTEREARSTIASAARMSGRGRGRGQER, from the coding sequence ATGGCCACCATCGACCGGCAGACCGGCACCCTGGCCCTGGCACATGCCCTCTCCGCCGCCGAGCGCGGACTGGCGGTGATCCCCCTGTCCCGCGCGAAACTCCCGGCCCTGCGATCCCCCCACCGCGACGATCCGACCCCGCCCCCCTGCCACGGCGAATGCGGCCGCTTCGGCCACGGCGTGTACGACGCCTCCACCGACCCCCACCGCGTCCGCGAACTCTTCGCCGCCGCCCCCTGGGCCACCGGCTACGGCATCGCCTGTGGCGTCCACCCCCACCACCTCATCGGCGTCGACCTCGACACGAAATCCGGTACGGACTCCTCGGCCGCCCTGCGCGAACTGGCGCTGCGGCACCTGTTCACGATCCCCGAGACGGTCGTCGTGCTGACCCCCAGCGGTGGGCGCCACCTCTGGCTCACCGGCCCGCCCGACGTCGTCGTCCCCAACTCCGCGAGCCGCCTCGCCCCCGGCATCGACATCCGCGGCGCCGGCGGCTACCTCGTCGGCCCCGGCTCCCGCACCGACCACGGCGTCTACGGCACGGCCCCCGGTACGGCCCACCTGCCCCCGGCCCCCTGCCCACCGACCCTGCTCCACCTCCTGCTGCCCCCGCCCCGCACGGGCGCCGCCTCCGGCACGACCGGCGGAGGCCCACCCGACAACCACGGCCCCAGCCACGGCCACGGCCTGATCCACTTCGTCCTGACCGCCCAAGCAGGCCAGCGCAACACCCGCCTCTTCTGGGCCGCTTGCCGCGCCTACGAGAACGGCCTCGGCCCCGACCTCACCGACGCACTGCTCGAAGCCGCCGTACGCACCGGCCTCACGGAACGCGAGGCACGGTCGACGATCGCCTCGGCGGCACGGATGTCGGGGCGCGGGCGTGGACGCGGACAAGAACGATGA
- a CDS encoding bifunctional MaoC family dehydratase N-terminal/OB-fold nucleic acid binding domain-containing protein, with protein sequence MVEDLLSVRLKAYEGRAAVLGGRGKDPVNSPMIRHWCEALGDTNPAYTGPDAVAPPTMLQVWTMGGLSGHETRAPAYDELLALLDGAGYTSVVATDCEQEYLRALRPGDEIAFDSVVESVSERKTTRLGAGHFVTTRTDVRVGDELVGTHRFRILKYAPAAGPTTGPGTGAGAGATRASGRPASREQPETTETTEAPERPRRPRPVVNRDNSGFWEGVSRHRLLIQRCAGCATLRLPWLPGCNACGSPDWDTVEASGEGVVYSYVVMHHPPFPAFDPPYAVGLIELAEGVRMVSNVIGVPYDKVRIGMPVQLEFARCDEELELPLFRVTGEGVGAE encoded by the coding sequence ATGGTCGAGGACCTGTTGTCCGTACGGCTCAAGGCCTACGAGGGGCGCGCGGCCGTCCTCGGCGGCCGAGGCAAGGATCCCGTCAACTCGCCCATGATCAGGCACTGGTGCGAGGCCCTGGGGGACACCAACCCCGCGTACACCGGGCCGGACGCCGTCGCCCCGCCCACCATGCTCCAGGTGTGGACGATGGGCGGGCTGAGCGGGCACGAGACCCGCGCTCCGGCGTACGACGAACTTCTCGCGCTGCTCGACGGCGCCGGGTACACCTCCGTCGTCGCCACCGACTGCGAGCAGGAGTATCTGCGGGCGCTGCGGCCGGGGGACGAGATCGCGTTCGATTCCGTCGTCGAATCGGTGTCGGAGCGGAAGACCACCAGGCTGGGGGCCGGCCACTTCGTCACGACTCGGACGGACGTGCGGGTGGGCGACGAACTCGTCGGCACCCATCGCTTCCGGATCCTCAAGTACGCCCCGGCGGCCGGGCCGACGACCGGACCGGGAACCGGGGCGGGAGCCGGGGCGACGCGCGCATCGGGCAGGCCGGCGTCCCGGGAACAGCCCGAGACGACAGAGACGACCGAGGCGCCCGAACGGCCCCGCCGCCCCCGTCCCGTCGTCAATCGCGACAACTCCGGCTTCTGGGAGGGTGTCTCGCGCCACCGGCTCCTCATCCAGCGCTGCGCCGGCTGCGCCACGCTCCGCCTCCCCTGGCTGCCGGGCTGCAACGCGTGCGGATCGCCCGACTGGGACACGGTCGAGGCGTCCGGCGAGGGGGTCGTGTACTCGTACGTCGTCATGCACCACCCGCCCTTCCCGGCCTTCGATCCGCCGTACGCCGTCGGGCTGATCGAGCTGGCGGAGGGGGTGCGGATGGTCAGCAACGTGATCGGGGTGCCGTACGACAAGGTGCGGATCGGGATGCCCGTACAGCTCGAATTCGCGCGCTGCGACGAGGAACTGGAGCTTCCGCTGTTCCGGGTGACGGGGGAAGGGGTGGGGGCGGAATGA
- a CDS encoding MaoC family dehydratase produces MRVEAGQVLPSLEIEITRTLVVAGAIASRDYQDVHHDPELARRRGSPDVFMNILTTNGLVGRYVTDHFGPAAVLRGVAIRLGAPNYPGDTMVLTGTVVAVEGIEGGGTATVKVIGENGIGRHVTGTVTVTLGVAE; encoded by the coding sequence ATGAGGGTCGAGGCCGGGCAGGTGCTGCCGTCGCTGGAGATCGAGATCACGCGCACGCTCGTCGTCGCTGGGGCGATCGCCTCGCGCGACTACCAGGACGTGCACCACGATCCGGAGCTCGCGCGGCGACGCGGGTCTCCGGACGTGTTCATGAACATCCTGACGACGAACGGGCTGGTCGGGCGGTATGTCACCGACCACTTCGGACCCGCCGCCGTGCTCCGCGGCGTGGCGATCAGGCTGGGCGCGCCCAACTACCCGGGCGACACGATGGTGTTGACCGGCACCGTCGTGGCGGTCGAGGGGATCGAAGGCGGCGGTACGGCCACGGTCAAGGTCATCGGCGAGAACGGCATCGGCAGACATGTCACCGGCACGGTGACCGTGACCCTGGGGGTGGCGGAGTGA
- a CDS encoding lipid-transfer protein — translation MSVRTRDRLGGRAAIVGIGATDFSKDSGRSELRLAVEAVRAALDDAGLAPADVDGMVTFTMDTSPEITVAQAAGIGELSFFSRVHYGGGAACATVQQAALAVATGVAEVVVCYRAFNERSGRRFGSGVRHREPSAEGVALGWTLPFGLLTPASWVAMVAQRYLYAYGLTPEVFGHVAVVDRKHAATNPAAYFHGRPLTLDEHAASRWIVEPLRLLDCCQETDGGQALVVTSVERARDLPRPPAVVVAAAQGAGRAQQQMTGFYDSDLTGLPEMGVVARRLRRTSGLGPGDFDVGILYDHFTPFVLMQLEEFGFCGPGEAAGFVAEERLPLNTHGGQLGEAYLHGMNGVAEAVRQLRGTSVNQVPGAGRVLVTAGTGVPTSGLVLGADG, via the coding sequence GTGAGCGTACGGACCAGGGACCGGCTCGGCGGGCGGGCCGCGATCGTCGGGATCGGCGCGACCGACTTCTCCAAGGACTCGGGGCGCAGTGAGCTGCGGCTGGCCGTGGAGGCGGTGCGGGCGGCGCTCGACGACGCGGGGCTGGCGCCGGCGGACGTGGACGGGATGGTGACGTTCACGATGGACACCAGCCCCGAGATCACGGTCGCGCAGGCCGCGGGCATCGGTGAGCTGTCCTTCTTCTCCCGTGTCCACTACGGCGGTGGCGCCGCCTGCGCGACCGTGCAGCAGGCGGCGCTCGCGGTCGCGACGGGCGTGGCGGAGGTCGTGGTCTGCTACCGCGCGTTCAACGAGCGCTCGGGGCGGCGGTTCGGCTCCGGCGTACGCCACCGTGAGCCGTCGGCGGAGGGAGTGGCGCTCGGCTGGACGCTGCCCTTCGGGCTGCTCACGCCCGCCTCCTGGGTGGCGATGGTGGCGCAGCGCTATCTGTACGCGTACGGGCTGACCCCCGAGGTGTTCGGTCATGTCGCCGTGGTCGACCGCAAGCACGCGGCGACGAACCCGGCGGCCTACTTCCACGGCCGCCCCCTCACCCTCGACGAGCACGCGGCCTCGCGCTGGATCGTCGAACCGCTGCGGCTGCTGGACTGCTGCCAGGAGACGGACGGCGGCCAGGCGCTCGTCGTGACCTCGGTGGAGCGCGCCCGGGATCTGCCGAGGCCGCCCGCCGTGGTCGTGGCCGCCGCCCAGGGCGCGGGCCGGGCGCAGCAGCAGATGACCGGCTTCTACGACAGCGATCTCACCGGCCTGCCGGAGATGGGCGTCGTCGCCCGCCGGCTCCGGCGCACCTCGGGGCTCGGCCCCGGCGACTTCGACGTGGGCATCCTCTACGACCACTTCACCCCGTTCGTGCTGATGCAGCTGGAGGAGTTCGGGTTCTGCGGGCCCGGCGAGGCGGCCGGTTTCGTCGCGGAGGAGCGGCTGCCGCTCAACACCCACGGCGGGCAGCTCGGCGAGGCGTATCTGCACGGGATGAACGGCGTCGCGGAGGCGGTACGGCAGCTGCGGGGCACCTCCGTGAACCAGGTGCCCGGCGCCGGACGGGTCCTCGTCACCGCGGGGACGGGCGTGCCGACCTCGGGGTTGGTGCTGGGGGCGGACGGGTGA
- a CDS encoding SigE family RNA polymerase sigma factor, which produces MSSLPNLPNLSTLSHPSHAHASYPSYPSFSAYVKARQPVLLRTARSLTANPCDAEDLLQTALAKTYVAWERIEDHRALDGYVRRALLNTRTSQWRKRKVDEFACEELPEPEGVQAADPAEQQALHDAMWRAIMKLPARQRAMVVLRYYEDLSEVQTAEVLGVSVGTVKSAVSRALGKLREDPELAPVR; this is translated from the coding sequence GTGTCGAGCCTGCCGAACTTGCCGAACCTGTCGACCCTCTCGCACCCGTCGCACGCGCACGCGTCGTATCCCTCGTACCCGTCGTTCTCGGCGTACGTGAAGGCCCGCCAGCCGGTGCTGCTGCGGACCGCCCGGTCGCTGACGGCGAACCCGTGCGACGCCGAGGACCTGCTGCAGACGGCGCTGGCCAAGACGTATGTCGCGTGGGAGCGGATCGAGGACCACCGGGCCCTCGACGGCTATGTGCGCCGGGCGCTGCTGAACACGCGGACCTCCCAGTGGCGCAAGCGCAAGGTGGACGAGTTCGCGTGCGAGGAGCTGCCGGAGCCCGAGGGCGTCCAGGCAGCCGACCCGGCCGAGCAGCAGGCGCTGCACGACGCGATGTGGCGGGCGATCATGAAGCTGCCGGCGCGGCAGCGGGCGATGGTCGTCCTCAGGTACTACGAGGACCTCAGCGAGGTGCAGACGGCCGAGGTGCTCGGTGTCTCGGTGGGCACGGTGAAGTCGGCGGTGTCGCGCGCGCTGGGCAAGCTGCGCGAGGACCCGGAGCTGGCACCCGTGCGCTGA
- a CDS encoding long-chain fatty acid--CoA ligase: MLSTMQDVPLLISRILTHGSSIHGTSQVITWTGEGEPERRSYAEIGARAAQLAHALREDLGVDGDERVATLMWNNSEHVEAYFAIPSMGAVLHTLNLRLPPEQLAWIVNHAADRVIIANGSLLPLLAPLLPHLKPVEHVVVAGPGDRSLLAGAGVQVHEYEDLIAGKPTTYDWPELDERSAAAMCYTSGTTGDPKGVVYSHRSIYLHSMQVNMAQSMGLTDADLSLVVVPQFHVNAWGLPHATFMTGVNMLMPDRFLQPGPLAEMIETLKPSHAAAVPTIWQGLLAELTARPREVASLTQVTIGGSACPPALMEAFDKLGMHVCHAWGMTETSPLGTIARPPAHVEAGSEEELAYRLTQGRFPASVEARLTGPGGERLPWDGESAGELEVRGPWIAGAYFGGQGAEPVRPDDKFSEDGWLKTGDVGTISPDGYLTLTDRAKDVIKSGGEWISSVELENALMAHPDVAEAAVVAVPDEKWGERPLATVVLKEGSTADFTTLRTFLAEDGHIAKWQLPERWTIIESVPKTSVGKFDKKVLRRQYAEGSLDVTQI, from the coding sequence GTGCTGAGCACCATGCAGGACGTACCGCTGTTGATCTCCAGGATCCTGACCCATGGGTCGAGCATCCACGGGACGTCGCAGGTGATCACTTGGACCGGCGAGGGCGAGCCCGAGCGCCGCTCCTACGCCGAGATCGGCGCCCGCGCCGCGCAGTTGGCCCACGCCCTGCGCGAGGACCTCGGCGTCGACGGCGACGAGCGCGTCGCCACGCTCATGTGGAACAACTCGGAGCATGTGGAGGCGTACTTCGCGATCCCCTCCATGGGGGCCGTCCTCCACACCCTCAATCTGCGGCTGCCCCCCGAGCAGCTCGCCTGGATCGTCAACCACGCCGCCGACCGTGTGATCATCGCCAACGGCTCGCTGCTGCCCCTCCTCGCGCCGCTCCTCCCGCACCTCAAGCCGGTGGAGCACGTCGTCGTCGCCGGGCCCGGAGACCGCTCGCTGCTCGCCGGAGCCGGCGTCCAGGTGCACGAGTACGAGGACCTGATCGCCGGCAAGCCGACCACCTACGACTGGCCCGAGCTGGACGAGCGCTCCGCCGCGGCCATGTGTTACACCTCCGGCACCACCGGCGACCCCAAGGGCGTCGTCTACTCCCACCGCTCGATCTATCTGCACTCCATGCAGGTCAACATGGCCCAGTCCATGGGCCTGACGGACGCCGACCTCTCGCTCGTCGTCGTCCCGCAGTTCCATGTGAACGCCTGGGGGCTGCCGCACGCGACCTTCATGACCGGCGTCAACATGCTGATGCCGGACCGGTTCCTGCAGCCCGGCCCGCTCGCCGAGATGATCGAGACGCTGAAGCCGTCGCACGCCGCCGCCGTGCCCACCATCTGGCAGGGCCTGCTCGCGGAGCTGACCGCCCGCCCGCGCGAGGTCGCCTCGCTCACCCAGGTCACCATCGGCGGCTCGGCCTGCCCGCCGGCCCTCATGGAGGCCTTCGACAAGCTGGGTATGCACGTCTGCCACGCCTGGGGCATGACGGAGACCTCTCCGCTCGGCACGATCGCCCGGCCGCCCGCCCATGTCGAGGCGGGTTCGGAGGAGGAGCTGGCCTACCGCCTCACCCAGGGCCGCTTCCCCGCCTCCGTCGAGGCCCGTCTCACCGGCCCCGGTGGCGAACGCCTCCCCTGGGACGGCGAGTCCGCCGGTGAGCTGGAGGTCCGCGGCCCCTGGATCGCGGGCGCGTACTTCGGCGGCCAAGGCGCCGAACCCGTCCGCCCCGACGACAAGTTCAGCGAGGACGGCTGGCTGAAGACGGGCGACGTCGGCACGATCAGCCCCGACGGCTACCTCACCCTCACCGACCGCGCCAAGGACGTCATCAAGTCCGGCGGCGAGTGGATCTCCTCGGTCGAGCTGGAGAACGCCCTCATGGCCCACCCGGATGTCGCCGAGGCCGCCGTAGTCGCCGTGCCGGACGAGAAGTGGGGCGAACGCCCGCTCGCCACCGTCGTGTTGAAGGAGGGCTCCACCGCCGACTTCACCACCCTCCGCACCTTCCTCGCCGAAGACGGCCACATCGCGAAGTGGCAGCTCCCCGAGCGCTGGACGATCATCGAGTCGGTGCCGAAGACGAGCGTGGGCAAGTTCGACAAGAAGGTGCTGCGACGGCAGTACGCGGAGGGCTCGTTGGACGTGACACAGATCTAG
- a CDS encoding hybrid sensor histidine kinase/response regulator, protein MSSRPSRGAARLAAILDALPDALVLVNANGTVVNANTIALEAFEAPGTALVGRGLLDLLPEFDSRLIPGSMRRPDTMDPTGRTKPTRMTARRTDGSEFPVEVTSANLENGQQAYDGYGYANDELLMLVVRDLSGTVDTEAELARSQRQTEMILRAASEGVVGTDTDGRIVLVNPAAAQILGYRASDLGGRELHTLVLHSREDGAPFPYGESPLADTLKSGRKHRVRGQVLWAKNGEKVSVDLTTAPVRDGDQLVGAVMTFTDRRPYDKLSEEKDAEAETHAEELERLAKEHAEELAGVREEHAAELAELSEQHAEELAAGDERYAALGEREKDRYEALAARHDQLLAVLGTSLRGPLDQLRGELGTLAADDAGQLWPEANQVLHHLTAGYSRITTLIDNVLGYQRIDAGEDGLVRTAVMLDAVVAAGVDGAVELVGPGRVQFAVHAPPIEAEVDQVRLATALAHLIADVAGVDATGNAPLSAGGYMDNTVVVAAAQRGEVVRIEVRGPYAGGDPVHQPIVQGIVRAHGGVLQTVEVPGMSGSAYVLEVPLGGGAGAVPAQALPPAVVAEAGAGTVATGAEVALPEQAPAGGGRRRARRSSVDAFLESEDAPEAQEIEAAAPTGRRRRRAEEAAVAADAAHGMQPAGAGEGPVPGQGGEAEGAMGTGRRRGLVASAEGAGESVAAEGAVVMAAEHAAGAAATANGLGGTVPPQGVPAPSGRRARREPAAQNALPPALPAGPGPVAEATAADAGSGSGEASGAQQPTGRRRRALTGPEERPAAPEPGARAVFALPPAEADRGPEYAQAAALGPVPLPAGPGAPGAPMPMPPAAGPGPVQGGEGYDGEGAPAAGVDDGRHDSAAHHPGDDHTPPQPHPVPTPTGRRRAVRQSAQQPGDGVVTMAPAQGMPAQAAPAQGIPPQGGPGQPVPPQGSAVATAQPVSAQGAPGGPQQVAAQAVGTAPGQPVPAGVAAAQASPPQEGARAAAVQALPGQAAPGQPAVGQPGQPGQSVQPGQPVIAQGAVPPQGVPGGQQVPPQGGPLGHSVVVPGTPGLPGVPGVPGVQAVQGVQASQGVQAGQGVQGAQQPAPAQPASAQASAQAETPGASQPQPQSWPDPRQATSGAGIPVTAPQAPLPPQSTPSSGTPLPPEVAVQQQPRAAQPLPAEAAAPAQVQAQTLAQAQATPKARAAAPASPAPVDPNSTHGRAISVRTLGQGVPFSRQGSPQAQAQAQVQAQAGAQAQPQTGATPAPNQPGGSGRRRKLGTPPQATGDRPETAARPHPQSTLTNGSGLRLATGQTPPPAQASGKPQQAGAQAPQPSPTGQAPLPAQPSLAGQVPLPPQPSLAGQSRLTGRTEGAGRSYAIGAPDENADEGPEPLDGPGGAVEVPDRPHPQPMDDELPPEPLDNPRRLLVWPAPDVTTHQALSERGYRPVIVNSREDVDAQIAAYPAALFVDPLTGPITRTALQSLRQAAVAAEVPVLVTAGLGQATREAAYGADPAILLKALAPRDSEQHPPRVLLIEEHAEIALALTATLERRGMQVARAASDADAVTLAAQMRPNLVVMDLLQVHRRQAGIIDWLRTNGQLNRTPLVVYTAAVDQSELPRLASGETVLFLAERSTSPEVQTRIVDLLARVGTN, encoded by the coding sequence GTGAGCAGCAGGCCATCCCGAGGCGCTGCTCGCCTCGCAGCCATACTGGACGCGCTGCCCGACGCGTTGGTGCTGGTCAACGCCAACGGGACCGTCGTCAACGCCAACACGATCGCGCTGGAGGCCTTCGAGGCCCCCGGGACCGCGCTGGTCGGACGCGGCCTGCTGGATCTGCTGCCCGAGTTCGACTCGCGGCTCATCCCGGGCTCCATGCGGCGGCCCGACACCATGGACCCGACCGGGCGGACCAAGCCGACCCGGATGACCGCCCGCCGGACCGACGGCAGCGAGTTCCCGGTCGAGGTCACAAGCGCGAATCTGGAGAACGGCCAGCAGGCGTACGACGGTTACGGCTACGCCAACGATGAGCTGCTCATGCTGGTCGTACGGGATCTTTCGGGCACCGTCGACACCGAGGCCGAACTCGCGCGTTCGCAACGGCAGACCGAGATGATCCTGCGGGCCGCGTCCGAGGGCGTGGTCGGGACGGACACGGACGGACGGATCGTCCTCGTCAATCCGGCCGCCGCGCAGATACTGGGCTACCGGGCCAGTGACCTCGGCGGACGCGAGCTGCACACGCTCGTGCTGCACTCCCGCGAGGACGGCGCCCCCTTCCCGTACGGCGAGTCGCCGCTCGCGGACACCCTGAAGTCCGGGCGCAAGCACCGGGTGCGCGGGCAGGTGCTGTGGGCGAAGAACGGCGAGAAGGTGTCGGTCGATCTGACGACCGCGCCGGTGCGTGACGGGGATCAGCTCGTCGGCGCCGTGATGACGTTCACCGACCGGCGGCCGTACGACAAGCTCTCCGAGGAGAAGGACGCCGAGGCCGAGACGCACGCGGAGGAGCTGGAGCGGCTCGCCAAGGAGCACGCGGAGGAACTCGCGGGCGTACGCGAGGAGCACGCCGCCGAGCTGGCCGAGCTGAGCGAGCAGCACGCCGAAGAACTCGCCGCCGGGGACGAGCGGTACGCGGCCCTCGGTGAGCGGGAGAAGGACCGGTACGAGGCGCTGGCCGCGCGGCACGATCAGCTGCTCGCGGTGCTGGGCACCTCGCTGCGCGGCCCGCTCGACCAACTCCGCGGTGAACTGGGCACGCTCGCCGCCGACGACGCCGGGCAGCTGTGGCCCGAGGCCAACCAGGTGCTGCACCACCTGACCGCCGGGTACTCACGGATCACCACCCTCATCGACAACGTCCTCGGCTATCAGCGGATCGACGCGGGCGAGGACGGTCTCGTACGGACGGCCGTCATGCTCGACGCGGTCGTGGCGGCCGGTGTCGACGGGGCCGTGGAGCTGGTCGGACCGGGGCGGGTGCAGTTCGCCGTGCACGCGCCGCCCATCGAGGCCGAGGTGGACCAGGTGCGGCTGGCGACCGCGCTCGCGCACCTCATCGCGGATGTCGCCGGAGTCGACGCGACGGGCAACGCGCCCCTGTCCGCCGGCGGCTACATGGACAACACCGTCGTCGTGGCCGCCGCGCAGCGCGGTGAGGTCGTCCGGATCGAGGTCCGCGGACCGTACGCCGGGGGAGACCCGGTGCACCAACCGATCGTCCAGGGGATCGTCCGGGCGCACGGTGGTGTGCTCCAGACGGTCGAGGTGCCGGGAATGAGCGGCAGCGCGTATGTGCTGGAGGTGCCGCTGGGCGGTGGCGCCGGGGCCGTGCCCGCGCAGGCGCTGCCCCCCGCGGTGGTCGCCGAGGCCGGCGCCGGGACCGTGGCCACCGGTGCCGAGGTCGCCCTTCCCGAGCAGGCCCCCGCCGGTGGCGGGCGGCGCCGGGCGCGGCGGTCGTCGGTGGACGCGTTCCTGGAGAGCGAGGACGCGCCCGAGGCCCAGGAGATCGAGGCCGCCGCCCCGACCGGGCGGCGCCGACGCAGGGCGGAGGAGGCCGCGGTCGCGGCCGACGCGGCCCACGGGATGCAGCCGGCCGGCGCCGGTGAGGGGCCCGTGCCCGGGCAGGGCGGCGAGGCCGAGGGTGCCATGGGGACCGGGCGGCGCCGTGGGCTGGTCGCCTCGGCCGAGGGCGCCGGGGAGTCCGTGGCCGCCGAGGGGGCGGTCGTGATGGCCGCCGAACACGCCGCGGGTGCCGCCGCGACCGCCAACGGACTGGGCGGGACGGTGCCGCCGCAGGGTGTGCCCGCGCCCAGCGGGCGGCGCGCGCGCCGGGAGCCCGCCGCACAGAACGCCTTGCCGCCGGCACTGCCCGCGGGGCCGGGGCCGGTCGCCGAGGCCACCGCCGCCGATGCCGGCTCCGGCTCCGGCGAGGCGTCCGGCGCACAGCAGCCCACCGGGCGCCGTCGTCGCGCGCTCACCGGCCCGGAGGAGCGCCCCGCAGCGCCCGAGCCCGGCGCGCGAGCCGTCTTCGCGCTGCCGCCGGCCGAGGCCGACCGGGGCCCCGAGTACGCACAGGCCGCCGCGCTGGGCCCGGTTCCGCTGCCCGCGGGACCGGGTGCGCCGGGCGCGCCCATGCCGATGCCGCCGGCCGCCGGACCCGGTCCCGTGCAGGGCGGGGAGGGATACGACGGTGAGGGCGCCCCGGCCGCCGGTGTCGACGACGGTCGCCATGACTCCGCCGCGCACCACCCGGGCGACGACCACACCCCGCCGCAGCCGCACCCGGTGCCCACCCCGACCGGCCGCCGCCGGGCGGTACGACAGTCCGCTCAGCAGCCGGGTGACGGCGTCGTCACGATGGCACCCGCGCAGGGGATGCCGGCCCAGGCCGCGCCCGCTCAGGGGATCCCCCCGCAGGGCGGGCCGGGGCAGCCGGTGCCTCCGCAGGGCTCGGCGGTGGCGACCGCGCAGCCCGTGTCCGCCCAGGGTGCCCCGGGCGGCCCGCAGCAGGTGGCCGCCCAGGCCGTCGGCACCGCTCCCGGACAGCCCGTCCCGGCCGGGGTCGCCGCCGCGCAGGCCTCCCCTCCCCAGGAGGGCGCCCGGGCAGCCGCCGTTCAGGCCCTCCCCGGGCAGGCGGCTCCCGGACAGCCCGCCGTCGGACAGCCCGGACAGCCCGGGCAGTCGGTCCAGCCCGGACAGCCCGTCATCGCTCAGGGCGCCGTCCCGCCGCAGGGCGTCCCCGGTGGCCAGCAGGTGCCTCCACAGGGCGGCCCCCTCGGCCATTCCGTCGTCGTGCCGGGAACACCGGGACTGCCGGGAGTGCCGGGAGTGCCGGGAGTCCAGGCTGTACAAGGCGTGCAGGCCTCACAGGGCGTCCAGGCCGGGCAGGGCGTCCAAGGCGCCCAGCAGCCCGCCCCCGCCCAGCCGGCTTCCGCTCAGGCTTCCGCTCAGGCCGAGACCCCCGGGGCGTCCCAGCCGCAGCCCCAGTCCTGGCCCGACCCCCGCCAGGCGACCTCCGGCGCGGGCATCCCCGTAACCGCTCCGCAGGCGCCGCTGCCGCCGCAGTCCACCCCCTCCTCGGGCACCCCCCTGCCGCCGGAGGTCGCCGTGCAGCAGCAGCCGCGCGCCGCACAGCCGTTGCCCGCCGAAGCCGCGGCCCCGGCGCAGGTTCAAGCACAGACCCTGGCGCAGGCACAGGCCACGCCGAAAGCGCGGGCCGCCGCGCCCGCCTCCCCCGCCCCCGTGGACCCCAACTCCACCCACGGGCGGGCCATCAGCGTCCGGACGCTCGGTCAGGGCGTCCCCTTCTCCCGCCAGGGCAGTCCCCAGGCGCAGGCCCAAGCGCAGGTGCAGGCACAGGCGGGCGCCCAGGCCCAGCCCCAGACCGGAGCCACACCCGCCCCGAACCAGCCGGGTGGCTCCGGCAGGCGCCGCAAGCTCGGGACGCCGCCCCAGGCGACCGGCGACCGCCCCGAGACGGCCGCACGCCCCCACCCCCAGTCCACCCTGACCAACGGCAGCGGCCTCCGGCTCGCCACCGGACAGACCCCGCCCCCCGCCCAGGCCTCGGGCAAGCCCCAGCAGGCGGGCGCCCAGGCGCCGCAGCCCTCGCCGACGGGCCAGGCCCCGCTGCCGGCGCAGCCCTCGCTCGCCGGACAGGTCCCGCTCCCGCCGCAGCCGTCCCTCGCGGGGCAGTCCCGGCTGACCGGCCGTACGGAGGGCGCCGGGCGGTCGTACGCCATAGGGGCACCCGACGAGAACGCGGACGAAGGTCCCGAGCCGCTCGACGGTCCCGGTGGCGCGGTGGAGGTCCCCGACCGGCCGCATCCGCAGCCGATGGACGACGAGTTGCCGCCCGAGCCGCTGGACAACCCGCGCCGGCTGCTGGTGTGGCCCGCGCCGGACGTGACGACCCACCAGGCGCTGAGCGAGCGCGGCTACCGGCCCGTCATCGTGAACTCCCGCGAGGACGTGGACGCCCAGATCGCCGCCTACCCGGCCGCCCTGTTCGTCGACCCGCTGACCGGGCCCATCACCCGCACGGCGCTCCAGTCGCTGCGCCAGGCCGCCGTGGCCGCCGAGGTCCCCGTCCTCGTGACGGCGGGGCTCGGCCAGGCGACGCGTGAGGCGGCCTACGGTGCCGATCCGGCGATCCTGCTGAAGGCGCTCGCACCGCGCGACTCCGAGCAGCACCCGCCGCGCGTCCTGCTCATCGAGGAGCACGCGGAGATCGCGCTCGCCCTGACCGCGACGCTGGAACGGCGTGGCATGCAGGTCGCGCGGGCCGCGTCGGACGCGGACGCCGTGACGCTGGCCGCGCAGATGCGGCCCAACCTCGTGGTGATGGATCTGCTCCAGGTGCACCGCCGCCAGGCCGGAATCATCGACTGGCTGCGCACGAACGGCCAGTTGAACCGCACCCCGCTCGTCGTCTACACCGCCGCCGTCGACCAGTCCGAACTGCCGCGTCTGGCCTCGGGGGAGACGGTCCTGTTCCTCGCGGAGCGCTCGACGAGCCCCGAGGTACAGACCCGGATCGTGGACCTGCTGGCACGAGTCGGCACGAACTGA